The DNA segment AAGGCGAACGCCTTCTTGCACTCCGCCACGATCCGCTGCTTCTCCAGGTCGTCGGAGCGGACCTGGTCCAGGAGTTCGCGGTAACCCCGCTTGAACGCCGCCGGGTTGGTGATCTCCTCGAAGACGTAGAAGCGGACCCCGTCGCCCTTGCGGGCGAAGCCCCAGGTCTTCTCCGCCTTGTCGCGGATGATCTGGCCGCCGGAGAGGTCGCCGAGGTAGCGCGTGTAGTGGTGGGCGATGTAGCCGGCCGGCCACGCGTCCGCGCACTCCCGCACCCTGTCCGCATACGCCTGCGTCGCGGGCAGTGCCGACAGGCCCGTCCGCCACTGCGGACCCCGCAGATGCGCCAGGTCCCGCTCCAGTGACGTCAGCCGGAACAGCTCCGGCTGGATGAACGGGCCGGTCACCGGGTCCGACGCCAGCCGCTCGGTGCCGGTCTCCAGCGCCTCGTACACGAACCACAGCTGCTCGGTGTAGCGCGCGTACGCGTCCACGCCCAGCCGGCCGCCGAGCAGGTCGCTCATGAACGTCGAGGTCTCCGCCTCCACGTGCTGCTCGTGGGAGGCGGTGCGGATGACTGTCGAGAAGGAGTCCATGGGAGCATTTTCTGAGGTTAGGCTTACCTAAGTCAATAGGTTTGCCGACGCTGTGTCGGTAAAAGAGTACCGAGAAAACCCGCCCCCCGCAGGGCGAAGGACGGGTTCGGTGACCTGCTCGGTTACGGCAGTGTGAGGATCTCCGTCCCCGTCTCCGTCACCACCAGCGTGTGCTCGAACTGCGCGGTGCGCTTGCGGTCCTTCGTGACGACCGTCCAGCCGTCGTCCCACATGTCGTACTCGTGCGTCCCGAGCGTCAGCATCGGCTCGATCGTGAAGGTCATGCCGGGCTGGATGACCGTCGTCGCGTGCGGGCTGTCGTAGTGCGGGACGATCAGGCCCGAGTGGAACGAGGAGTTGATGCCGTGGCCGGTGAAGTCGCGGACCACGCCGTAGCCGAAGCGCTTGGCGTACGACTCGATGACCCGCCCGATGATGTTGATCTGGCGGCCCGGCCTGACCGCCTTGATCGCGCGGCTCAGGGACTCGCGGGTGCGCTCCACCAGCAGGCGGCTCTCCTCGTCGACGTCGCCGACCAGGTACGTGGCGTTGTTGTCGCCGTGCACCCCGCCGATGTACGCGGTCACGTCGAGATTGACGATGTCGCCGTCGCGCAGCACCGTCGAGTCCGGGATGCCGTGGCAGATCACCTCGTTGACGCTGGTGCACAGGGACTTCGGAAAGCCGCGGTAGCCGAGCGTGGAGGGGTAGGCGCCGTGGTCGCACATGTACGCGTGCGCCACCTTGTCCAGCTCGTCCGTCGTGACACCGGGTGCGATCAGCTTCGCCGCCTCGGCCATCGCCCGCGCGGCGATACGGCCGGCGACACGCATCGCCTCGACGGTCTCCGGAGTCTGCACCTCCGGACCCGTGTACGGCGTCGGCGCGGGCTTGCCGACGTACTCGGGGCGGCGGATGTTTCCGGGCACGGAACGGGTGGGGGAGAGCTCCCCTGGGACGAGCAGCGACTGGCCAGACATGCCAGCGAGTCTAACCAGCGGCCATGGGGGAACATGTCGATGGCGAGAGGAGCCGGACATGGCCTTGTTCAAGAAGCGGACCGTCGGCAAGCCGGGCGAGTGGTACTACTGCCTCGTCCACAAGAAGGTCGAGGAAGGACCGGAGTGCCCGGCCAAGGACCGCTTCGGACCGTACGCCACCCGGCAGGAGGCCCAGCAGGCGATGGACCTCGCCCGTGAGCGCAACCTGGAGTGGGAGGGCGACCCGCGGTGGCACGACGCCCCGAGCCGCCCGGCGGAGGACGACTGATCAGCCCTTCGCGGGCGCCGGCGCGGGTTCCGC comes from the Streptomyces sp. NBC_00443 genome and includes:
- a CDS encoding biliverdin-producing heme oxygenase, producing the protein MDSFSTVIRTASHEQHVEAETSTFMSDLLGGRLGVDAYARYTEQLWFVYEALETGTERLASDPVTGPFIQPELFRLTSLERDLAHLRGPQWRTGLSALPATQAYADRVRECADAWPAGYIAHHYTRYLGDLSGGQIIRDKAEKTWGFARKGDGVRFYVFEEITNPAAFKRGYRELLDQVRSDDLEKQRIVAECKKAFALNTAVFRALGEEFPLSA
- the map gene encoding type I methionyl aminopeptidase, which encodes MSGQSLLVPGELSPTRSVPGNIRRPEYVGKPAPTPYTGPEVQTPETVEAMRVAGRIAARAMAEAAKLIAPGVTTDELDKVAHAYMCDHGAYPSTLGYRGFPKSLCTSVNEVICHGIPDSTVLRDGDIVNLDVTAYIGGVHGDNNATYLVGDVDEESRLLVERTRESLSRAIKAVRPGRQINIIGRVIESYAKRFGYGVVRDFTGHGINSSFHSGLIVPHYDSPHATTVIQPGMTFTIEPMLTLGTHEYDMWDDGWTVVTKDRKRTAQFEHTLVVTETGTEILTLP